TCTCTCTCCTCATCTTGTGGTCCTCGTTTTACCTGAATGACTACAGCGCCATCTGGTGGACTGATCAAATCTTTCCTCACTTTAGGTTTGGGAGCTAAAAAATGGGagatgaaaaaaaacagtttcagaAACAAATCAATGAAAACATTAGCATGCATATGTTAAACAGGTCTCCCTTACCATTTGGGTTTTCTTGTTTATAAAACATCTTGAGCATTTCAACAGCCTCTTCTGCTCTATAGCCAGCGATGCACTGCAATAAGCAAATAAGCATGTGCAACAGCTAAAATATGCAATGTGGTCTGGACTACAATTTAGAGAATGTGGATGTTTCTACAAGAAAAATATTCTAGCCACACAGAATTGTTTAGAATGTAAGGAACTGGCTTCTGGATCATGAGCtggaatttaaattaaactggAGGAATTGGAGGGAAATTCTTTTACCTTAAATGAAGTTCCAGTGTGTGGTAAATGATCTGATGAGACGTCCAGGACAGAGCCACAGCCTCCAAACCGCTCATTTTTGCACCCATATACAACAAGAGGTATGTCTGTCTAAATGTTAAGGTATCTTTTTAATGctgacattattattttaatactacaAGACAGTAAAAACATGGGGTAAATGCAATAATTCATTGAAAATCTACTATTTGCAAGAAAAACTTGAGTAGGAACAGCTGTGATTACACAAAAGATACACTAATGTTTGGTGACAAGTATTaagaaatgaacacttttatacatcaaggatgcatcaaactgatcaaaaactgacagtaaaaacTTTATAATGTTAGAATGTATTTCTATTTACAATAAACactgatttttaatgttctgttctgttaaaaaaaaaaagaattatggaaaacaaaattataatggtttccacaaaaatattaggcagcacaactgtttttaacattgataataataataaatgttttttgagcaccaaatcagtatattggaatgatttctgaaggatcacctgacactagagtaatggctgctaaaaaattATATCCTAAccctaatataatatataatatatgtgataatatacatacatatatatgtaatatatgttaatatatatgtgatataatatataatataatatgatataatataatatatgtgataTTCAGTggtaaactttaaaatttaaattggtacaaattaagtacaataccagtctttgaacagtaagatttttaatgtttttaaagaagtttcttctgctcaccaaccctgcatttatttgatccaaagtacagtaaaaactgaaaaattctgaaatatttttactatttaaaataacggttttctatttgaatatattttaaaatataattatattctgatttgatcctaaaaaaaatattattatctttgttattattattattattattattattgttattattattgtgttgaagGTTtaggatgaatagaaagttcagaagaacagcatttatctgaaagagaaatcttttgtaacattaaaaatgtctttatcctcacttttgatcaatttaaagcatccttgttaaataaaactttttttttcctaaaaaaaaaataaataaaaaattactgacttttgaatggtatagtgtataatgtcataaaagcttttcatttcagataaatgctgatagttggatctttctatttatcaaaaaaacctgaaataaatattgataattataataataataataataaatgtttcttaaacagcaagtcagcatattagaatgatttctgaaggatcatgtgacactgaagactggagtaatgatgctgaaaatttagctttgatcacagaaataaattacattttaaaatatatttaaatagaaaacagttattttaaacagtaaaaatatttcaaaatttgactgtttttgctgtacttttgattaaaaaaaaaatgcaggcttggtgagcagatgagacttcttcaaaaacttttgactagtagtgtacacagaaaatttaaatatttaaaattgaaagggaaaaaaatattttaaattataatatatatcacacaatattactgttttactgtattttttatcaaataaatctAGCTAATAAATCCAGCTTTGGTAGACATAAGTGGCTTCTTTCAAAACCATTAATGGTACTGCATgtgtaaactttttgaaaaCTAACAGTGATTCACATTTTGGCATCAAGGATACGAAGCAGGCGCAGAGCAGCTGCACACATGATACACGGCTCCACTGTCACATAAAGTACGGTCTGTTCACACACCTCCTTCGGGTCCTTCTCTCTGCAACAGCACCAATTAAGCACTTGATCCAGTGCCACCATTTCCGCATGCCGTGTAGCCTTGGGCAAAGCAGGCACAGACGTGAGACTGTTTCATCTATTCCAGAGTTTCTCTGTGCTTTACTAGGAAGAACCATTAATCATTCTTAACATAACAGGAACTGTAATATATGAGTCAATGGCAGATGAAGAAGCCGGAGactattaaaatgagaaattattttaaaacgctTCATTGGCCATACtggcagcactgaatgtaaacaatgccaccaaactgaacaaaacttgcTGAAagtggtcaattattgtcatgttttgggctgtactaatcggtcagaccaggaaaaacatttggcatACTATAGACTGGCAAacgttataacaaatcaaggagaagaaaGCCAAAAAATGTCTGAgaaacaaaaggcgtttgtggttggccaaactaaaccgggattttcagggcaagaatcttgacaacatttgtgtttgttctgatCATTTTCAGTCaggcaggtgaaatattaggctaatatcttaattaatactgctcagaAGTATCTTTACTACCTATTAAtgttagtttgtcaaaatattcctgcttactaagtcctctctatatgatttagcatcTTCAACACGTTTTTCATGGTTCAGacaacataaattagcagaacatgtattcagtagtacattaactatgcaatccatgctattgtttacatcctagtatcgccaatatggccgcgcatccgggtaactgaccaaaaacGTGacttaagtgcaaaccctctataacaacaacaaagagAATCATTGTTAATTACTTAGGCACATTGTGAAGTTACTTACATTTTTGGTTTCATTCACCTCATTTCTTCCTTTTCCAATAATCTCATTGTTGTAAACCATCAGACAGCCAACTGGAACCTCACCGTTCTCAAGGGCTTCAAGTGCCTTAAAAGTAATTCATACGTTTAATATTTTCTCAAAACACTTTAACCATGCAGGCACACACCTGCATACACATTTACTACGACAACCATAACAACCAAAATTCTTACAAGAAATTAgatatagaccatttcgtcagatgtaaacatactggtcccgatacacttcctgtttctttttttttttttaactttacataaacatcacaaaaaaaaaaatacatccaacataacatttgactggat
This is a stretch of genomic DNA from Labeo rohita strain BAU-BD-2019 chromosome 20, IGBB_LRoh.1.0, whole genome shotgun sequence. It encodes these proteins:
- the adat2 gene encoding tRNA-specific adenosine deaminase 2 isoform X2, which codes for MVYNNEIIGKGRNEVNETKNATRHAEMVALDQVLNWCCCREKDPKEVCEQTVLYVTVEPCIMCAAALRLLHIPLVVYGCKNERFGGCGSVLDVSSDHLPHTGTSFKCIAGYRAEEAVEMLKMFYKQENPNAPKPKVRKDLISPPDGAVVIQVKRGPQDEERETIAPLS
- the adat2 gene encoding tRNA-specific adenosine deaminase 2 isoform X1; its protein translation is MIPMEMEAESVKPEKSNFLQPLDSEIQRWMSKAFDMALEALENGEVPVGCLMVYNNEIIGKGRNEVNETKNATRHAEMVALDQVLNWCCCREKDPKEVCEQTVLYVTVEPCIMCAAALRLLHIPLVVYGCKNERFGGCGSVLDVSSDHLPHTGTSFKCIAGYRAEEAVEMLKMFYKQENPNAPKPKVRKDLISPPDGAVVIQVKRGPQDEERETIAPLS